The genomic window TAGCTCACATGAAGATCAACGATTTCCGGGACGACGGCAATGCCGATTTCGTGCGCGAATTTCATCGCGGATTGTCCGTCTGCTGCGACGATATGTTTTTCGCTCGCTATCGTCGCTCGCAAGCGTTGAATAAGGCGCGAGAGGAGGGAGTCGATCCGGGCGCGAGTTTGCTCGACGGTCTCTACGGTCAAGCGCACACGGAAGCGGAGAAgtcggacgtcgtcgaagatctTCTCGATTTGAAGTTGCTGCGCGGCACGATGAGCGACGGCGCTCATTTCGCGCCCGAGGTCCTGTTCAGTCGAATGGCGAAGTATTCGGGATTTTCGCAAAATGCCAAATTGCGCCAATACTTGGGTTTGgtcgaggagaaaatcgccgcCTTTGGTACGGGCGCGAGTGCGtacgtcgaacgacggcTGAACGAGATGGAGACGAAAGAGGGAAAGATGAGCGCCGTTGCCATGTCGGACGTTcgaccggcgacgacgatgggaCGGCCGACGATGACGCGCGAGCGGAGCGGAAACGAGTTGTGGGGACGAGCGCGACGCAACGTCATGCACTCGTACGCTTCGGGAAAATTGGCGAATTTGGCTGAAGAGGTGAGCGGAAAGCAGAAGGACTTATACAAGCATTTTCTCGAGTTGCAAGCCAACGAGCTCGAGACCCGCGTCGATAATCTCGACATCGAGTACGCCGCTCAGGCGCGGGAGATCATCGAACTGTCGGACACGGTGAAGGGCATGGAGCAGGAGTTGTCGAGGCAGAACGATCGATTGAAGGCGGTCGACGAAAATTCGGAAGAGCACGGTCGTCAGGTCGGTCTGATTCGCGAGCTCACCGGACGTTTGACCAAAGCGAAGCACGGCATTGCCACCGTCGAGGCAAAGAAAGCCGGAACGTTGAAGCGAATGGAGGAATTCAAAGCTCAGCTCGAAACGAAACAACAAGCGTTGAAGCAGTATGTCGACAAAGAGCAGGCAAgcgagaaatttgaagactTGCTATCGTAAAAAGTAAAGAAACTGCGGCGATGATACTACTGTAGTGTATTTAGTGCTTTAGTAATAGAGTAAATGTACTACGTACAAACGTAAATAATATTATATTGTTTGTGGTTGCTCACGtggtcttttttctcgcgGAACCGGAACGGTTTCGGGGACCGCAAAGGAATTTCGGGAAGCCTACTTACGTCGACCCCAGAGCATTCTTCGAATGACCATGTGCAAACGCAGCCGGCTCCTCCCCCCCTCAACACGAGCAAATCGGCGCCGAACGCATACGCCCACCCAAAGTAACGACCctccggcgtcgtcgcgccacGCCGGGCGACGAACGTAGACTCAGAACAACGAGAGAGAAACACGAAagaataaagaaaaacgaaaacagcCAAGAGaacaaaagacaaaaaaagagaaaaacgcacACAACTGTCTTTGTCCCAAAGTACGAGATCGAGCGATCCCCGCGCGCTACTACGACGTACTAACTAAGCTCGCTCAAAGCGTCGTCTAATTCCTGTTGAAGctcgtcgcgtttctttttctcttcgcgaacgtcgtcttcgagctGATCGATCTCGGTTTCGAGCTGTTCGCATAGGGCCTCGTTCTCCGTCGCGCGCgtcttcgaatcgacgagcgcTTTTTCGAGTCGctcgcgtttctcttcgttctGCGACTCCGTCTTGTCGAGTTCCTCTTCGCGTAGTCTTATTTTGCGTTCGAGatcgctctttttctcctcgagTTTGTgcgcttcgtcttccaatTCTTTGCGACGCTTTTTCACCtcttcgagttcgtcgcGCGCATTATCCCCTCGATCGCGCAATTCGTTGATCTTTCCTTTAAGTTTTGACGCCATGTTTCGGCTACTAGGACTTCGACAGACGAGTGGATAGAGAACAGTGAGCCGGATCGCGGCAGGATAAATGGCAACTATGCGTTTGCCCGGATACGCTGCCCTTGGTGTGGAAAGTGTCAAATTTCGCTAACGCGCTTTAGAGCATGGATCtcggcttcgtcgaaaagccgGAAAGTCGGTGCACTCTACGCAGCCCGTTCTTTCCCAGCAAAGTAGGCGGTTTTCCTGCGTGGCTCGATCTCTCCCAACTTCCATCTTCCGATGAGACCTCCTGCGGGGTGTGCCGCTGCCCGaccgtctttctccttcaaatATACGCGCCGGACGACAGCAACGAAGCGACCTTTCATCGCACGATTTACATATTCTGCTGCAGGAACCCCGCCTGCCacagaagaaacgaaaaccgATGCTACAACGTCTTTCGCTGTCAATTACCCAAAGCCAACCCGTTCTACAGCGAAGAGCCCCCAAAGGAGGACTCGAAGCAATCTGTTGGGGTCGATTTGCCGGGATTAGCTGCTTTATGTTGGGTGTGCGGCTCTTCGGGACCAAAGAGCTGTGGAAAGTGCAGACAGGCCCGGTATTGTAGCAAAGAGCATCAGTTGATGCATTGGAAGAATGGACACAAGGGCGAGTGTTCTTCTGGTCGTGtgccgcagcagcagcagcacgaTTTTTACGATTCTTCCGTCgttccttcgtttctttttccggAGTCGTTGATCGTcatcgaagaagaggaagagcatAATGATGATCCAGCGAAAACGGATGAGGAGCGGATGGCTGACTATAGGGCTTACGTGCGTGAAAAATCCGAAGGTGTGTTAGATGACGATCAATTGGAAGACTTCGAAACGAGCCAAAAGGATAAGGTCTTTATGAAATTTAAGAAAAAGATCAAGAAAGAACCAGAGCAGGTATACAAATAATAAAAGGAAATTTAGCCTATAATTTTTCTGCTTTATTTAGGTTGTAAGGTATCAACGAAACGGAGAGATCCTGTGGGCATCTAGTGAACATGTTCCCAATGAAGTGGACATACCTCGTTGCCAATGTGGTTCAGAACGATTATTTGAATTTCAGGTTTGGAAATCaattgatttgatttttttgattttagtTTTGTGAGATAGATCATGCCTCAGCTATTGAATTATCTCGAGGTGGATTCTTTGTCCGAGTCAACTATAGACTGGGGTACATTAGTTGTGTACACGTGCGGCAAGAACTGTAGCGAGGGAGATCCGTATCACAAGGAATTTATTTGGAAGCAGGACTTTTCTTCATGAATTAATACCATTTATCCGATCACGTGAATCTTTGTACGGGGTCTCGCTTCAAGATGGCGGTAGGCCTTCtcgctttttcgccgtctGAGACGTGTATTCTGACCTTTAGGCGGAGCGGTATAACATACACAGTCAATTGGAACACTGTAAGCTCAGCTGCGCTTATTTTAAAAACCCGACTTTATCCCTACTTTCCACAGTACAATCGAAATACGTTGGAACGGGCCACTCGGACACAACTAGATAGTACGAGATGCACTATAGACGGTGCAGTAGACTctgaaaatcgttttctaGCGAATGGACAGTAAATCATCATCGCGACAGCCTCGCTTCGTACATCGGCCACGACAACCTTCTAAGTCACATTTCGGTAGCGGAAAACGAATCCAAAGCACGCGTACGATTCAATCTACTTCAGGTAAAGATTAATAGACACACCCCCGTGACCCGCTTAGAAGTGACGGGCTTTTTGTTGTCTACGTCAACGTGCACTCACTCTATCTCGTTTCTTTGCGATAGAAAATGCTCCAGCCGTGTGGTCCACCGccagaaaaacgagaagactattaattgattttagaACTTAGTGTAGTCGTGTGTTCGCGCCCTATAATTGTGCTAAGAGACGGGAAGTCAACGAAGGAGTGGTCTCGCCGACCGGCCCGTCGACTCGTGCACGTGCGTTTGTAGTGCCGTCGAATCCGTacgcgaaaaaaagaggaagcgaCGGCGCTTTTACGGGTATAGCCTAGTGCGCATGCGCGTAGTCACGTCGGCCATTTTTACGAACGAAACCAGTCGCGACTGGCACCGATAAAAGGCCAATCGAAGGCGAATTTAGTCGTGTCCTTGCGAGAAATTACCGTCGATGCGGTCGCGTCGCACCTGAGATCAAAAAACGCCGAGATAATCGAGAAGAGGCCCGTCGCCATTGAAAAGAGAGGGGGACAAGCGAAAATCCCGTACGAGCAATGGCGAGTCGACGaccgagaacgacgtcgttcgccgaCCAACAGAATCAGGATTCGCGCGGGCCGTCGGTCGGCGGAATGCGCGTCAGCCGTGAGTCGCGCGGGGAgagggggggcccccttagGAAAACGAGTACACCCCGTTCCCTTTTTCGCGCGCAGACgcgaaagacggcggcaaaATAACGAcggtcgtcgcgacgaccgGATCGCTGCCCGATCGAAGTCAGGAGATATCCTACGTCGATTCGAACGTGATCGGGAAGGGAtcgttcggcgtcgtctaTCAGGCGAAAATGATGCCGAGCGGCGAAACGGTCGCTATCAAAAAGGTCATGCAGGACAAACGATTTAAGGTGAGGGAAGTGCTATTGACCTTTGTGTTTTGTGTTTCTTGTAGGAGGCGTTTCATGTTTTGTCTTACATAGTACCCCCCTTATACTATAGACTAGGCTAGGTTAGGTTTTCATTGAGAGACTATTCTCACAAGTGGCCTCTTTGTGATATGCTAAACTTTAGAGGCACTTGatgtatttgattttttttcttttcttagcaCCGCGAGTTGCAGATCATGCGTCAGCTAGAGCATTGCAATATCGTTCGTCTGCgctacttcttcttctccagcGGAGACAAGGCAAGCAttcgctttcctttcgcCGGACGTTTTGTGTTTGTATTAGCGCTTCCCTTCTTTTCGTAGCGCGATGAAGTGTACCTGAACCTCGTCTTGGAGTTCGTGCCGGAAACCGTTCACCGCGTCTCGCGGCATTACAGCAAATCCAAACAGATCATCCCACTTATCTACATCAAGGTACCATCACTCCCACCGAGTTAGGGCCTCTATGACAGCGTTTCCTTAGCTGTACATGTATCAACTGTTTCGTTCTCTCGCCTACATTCACTCCCACGGAATCTGTCATCGAGACATCAAGCCGCagaatcttcttctcgatcCGGAATCGGCCATACTGAAACTGTGCGACTTTGGCAGGTGAGCGCCTTTCCTACGGTTTCGCCGTCCTTATTCGGCTTCTCATTGTGtccaaaaacgttttctcccACCCAGTGCCAAGGTACTGACGCGAGGCGAACCCAACGTCTCCTACATCTGCTCGCGATACTACAGAGCACCCGAGCTAATATTTGGCGCCACTGATTACACCTCAGACATAGGTACAAAGGCTCGAGCTAGTAATAGATCctatatattttttcctttcctttctaAGATGTATGGTCGGCTGGTTGTGTGCTAGCCGAGCTGCTGCTCGGTCAGCCGATTTTTCCGGGCAACAGCGGCGTCGATCAGCTCGTCGAAATCATCAAAATTCTCGGCACGCCGACGAGGGAACAAATTCGCGAAATGAATCCCAATTACACCGATTTTAAATTTCCCCAAGTGAAAGCCCATCCCTGGCACAAGGTAAGGTTTTCTTCCTGagcgatttcttttgttttttttttgagtaCCGTTTTTGATTTCGAAGGTATTTCGTCCGCGGATTCCCGCCGAGGCCATCTCGCTCGTCAGCCAACTGCTCGAGTACATTCCCTCGAAGCGGCTGAATCCCTTGGAAGCTTGCGCTCACGCCTTCTTCGGCGAGCTTCGAGAGCCGGGCGTTCGATTACCGAGCGGACGCGACCTTCCTCAGCTCTTTAACTTTTCtcgtcaaggtaaaaaatgGGAGCATGCACGCTATTGGATTATCGTATATGGGGGGAAtggtgtttttttttctttgtagaacTGAGCTTAAAACCGTCTCTGGCTGCTGTTCTTATTCCCCCTCACCTGTCATCAGCAGACGGCGGTCTCGGTGCGCGTGCATCCAATTCCGTTTCCGCTCACGCCGCCCCGCCGTGAGCGAGCGATCTTCGCGGGAAGAGGGAAGagggaagaagaaagaagtcaGGTGACTCCAATGATTATTTTTCAGTTTAATAGAATGCGTATGAATGCCCCTCAGTGTACATACGCCTACAGTGTGCATTGTGGCCTGTTTTTATGAGTCTAGCGTAGCTGTATTAGTCGGTGTTGTGTAGCCTTTAATTTTCCTTGATTCGTCTCTCGAGTGACGTCGGAATAGTATTGTAGTCCATTTCTCAACGTtttgcgtcgtcgttctttgaGGAATAGTCTATTTCTCAACGTTTTACGTCGTTCTTTGATGGTGGAACTGATGGTGGACACAGAtagagcgcgcgctaattaGCGCAGAATTCGATTCAAGCAGCACCAGCAAAACTTggtaattaaaattaaacgaGACGAATTTGAGCATGCTTtagtgaaaaagaaaaaagaaaaaaagaaagaaaaaatgtgATTCCGCCCGGGCTCGAACCGGGGACCTTCTGCGTGTTAGGCAGATGCCATAACCAACTAGACTACGGAATCCTCGCATGTAAGGAGTGCTTTATTTACGCTCTATATAGCTGCAGTTCAGTGTAAGTCTTCACAGGAAATgcacagaaagaaaaaggaagaaactCGGGCTTTTGTCACCGTGCCTGCTGTCGGAAATAGAGACCCGACGGCTTGGAATGCCGTTGCCTTTCAAAGCCAACTCTCGAAAAACTTTTCTCTAAATCTTGGCCGCTTTCCCGTCCGCAATCAACGTCGCCTGGCGTCAAAACCCTCCAgagacaaagacgaaaagtCCAAGAAAGGCCTGCGTGCAAATAATCGCCCCTCTCATCCTGAAGGAGAAGAATACGTTGTCGGCGCCCCACTGCCTCCTCCTACTCTAGCCCAGAAACTCGGTCTCGAACAGCAGCCTCGTTCTTTACTAACAGAACCGGAATGGGCCGAAATTAAGCACAAATCGAATCGGCGAAACGACTCTCAATTTCCTTGTTCAATATGCCAAGACCGGTTCGGTCCTCAGGAGCAACTCCTTCTCTCGTGCTCGCACGTTTTCCATCGCGTCTGTCTCGAAGCGTTCGAGAGATTTTCGGGCCAGACAAAGTGTCCCATCTGTCGCGAGACGAACTACGAAAAGCGCGTTGTGTACGAAGGCGCGAGATATCACAGAACATATTCTGCAATCCTCATACAAAGTCAATGGCGTGGCTACAGAGCGAGGAAATGGTACAGCGAGTTACGAAAACGCGTTCCCCCGCAggatcgacgacttcgactcAAATACTACGAGGCAAAGTTGAGCCAATTGACTAATGATTTGGTTACATCCGTCGAAAACTCTGACGCCTATTCCCGTCACTTGACTCACGAAGCGGATCGTTTGCTATGGAACAGTAAGAAAGTGTTCGAAGAGTTTGATTTAGTAGCTGCAAGTCGGgacgcagcagcagcagcagcagcatcccactcatcgtcgtcatctgtGGATCAGATGTGGGTTGAagcggaaaagaaagctTTAGAAAGAGGTTCCACCAATTGTCCTATTTGTTTGAGCGTCTGTTGTGCTGGTCGAAAGAAGGTGGCCTTGCTGACGTGCAGCCACGTGTTTCACGTGGCGTGCATCAGTGCTTTTGAGAAGTTCAACGACAGTGATAAAATGGGCATAGGCATGATTTGTCCGGTCTGCCGCTCTTCGTACAGACGAACGCTTTGGACAATATAGTGGATCAATAGTATTTTCTGTGTAACGCGCATGCCCTGTTTATCTCGAGTTTTCTCGAACTTTCTCTCTTGCACACAAGCCTACGCGGGAGCTTACGCACCCTAGCAGCGAGCAACCGTCGTTCGGAGCTCAAGAAACGAGCAAAATGTTCTCTCTAGAAGGTGAGTGTCTCAAATAGACGAAGCCAAAGCAAATGCGAGAATGAGAACGATTCCAGGATACGTGACCGACGAAGAGGAGCGCGGAGCCGAAGGGCGAGGAAGCTGTAAgttcgaaatcgaaacgcaacgaaattgaaaaaaaaacacgcgTCCCCTTctccaaaaaaaaaaagacgaattggCGAGGGACTTCTTCATATTCGAAAAGCCGCGTCGCGATCGTTTGCTTCACGTGGCAAaaatcaacgtcgtctcgcctcTGCTCTTCAATAAGATAACATACACGGAAAAGGTTTTTGAGCAGGAGATTTCGAAGCCGTACGAAGTCAATGGGCacctctctctttttttttcgatttttcagTGGATGGTTCTTGCAAACGAAGTCTTTACGGATTTGAGGTGAGAAAGGGTTTGTCGAGAGTTTTTTGCACCCTTGACTACTTGTGTGTCTATTTCTTAGGGAAGTGCAATACACCGACGCATTCAAACCGAAACATTTTGAAACGGTCGGCGATGTCGAAAAAGTTTTTGATCTATTTAAAACGAAACTGGACGAGGTAGAAGCGAGAAAAAGTTTCCCCCCGTTCAATCTCGATGTGAATATTTGGCTCCACAGGAGAACGTAAATTTTTTGGGTGACGTCTTTGGCAGTATGAATACCATCGGACGCGTATGTACTAACCGGTTTTCCTCTCTCTTGAAACTTTAACTTTCTATTGTAGGAATCTAAACCTAAAacgatttttcaaaaagtgtggaaaaatgacgtcatcatgaAATGGTGCGCCGAAACTCCTCGAACCTTTCAAAAAACGATTCAAAAACTTTTTTGCGTGCGCGCGTGCAGGGCTCACACTGTAAAATCGAGGCAAAGGGGAAAGGATAAGAGATCTCTTCGTCACTGCGTAATTATCGTGGTGCTGGTTATGAAGCAAGGCAAGGCGAAGCGCACGGAGACACATTGCCTCTATATTATcacctctctctctctttttttctttttctagtgaattttgtttttaaGAAGCTGCTCAATCATAGAGAAGAATATGTTCTCGAACCGACGTGCAGTAGTGAAGCCAAGGCAAGTGGCGTACCTTttattgtttatttatttatttatttatttacttactttctctttttttttagtgGCACAGGGATGAAGCCGAATCTGAATTTCAGAAACGCAACTACGAGAAAGCTTTTCGGCTACTCTTGACTGGACTACGAAGAAGGTGAGTACTACAgtgtcatttttttctatgacaGATCTGTCAATTTCTCTGTTCTTTTCTAGTCCGTATTGTGCAGAACTGTATTGCGCTAGAGGTCGTTGCTATCACAAACTTGACAAATTTAGGTAACTTTGGTGGTGGACAAATCAATGAGTGAGGTACCCttgcattttcttcatttctcaggAATTCTTTGTCTGATGGAAGACGGAGCATCTTCCTAAAGCCACACTGGGACGAGGTCGAAACCatttgaaatttgacgttGCGCACTTTTTTTATGGCTCTGTGCGTGTGTTAGGGCCAATTCTGCTACATCCTATCTCTCATTGAACTCAAGCGTTACCACCAAGCGAAAGACGCGCATGATCAAGCTGTTCGACTTTGCGGTTCGAGTCAACTTCTCGACGATCTGCGCAAGGAATTGGATCAGGCGTTGGGCAGTGAAACGAGTATTCATAAGGAGATAAATATTTATGTGCGATTGATTattatctctttttttctctcgcgcGCGAAGACGCCGgtcaatcgtcgacgaactcgcTTTCGGAGAAAGAGTACGCcatcttttctttccatcTCTCCAAATTGGAAGGGGGGgaaaaaatctttgatttagTCTTCCGGCTGATCTTCCTTATTTGGTGTCGAGCAATTCGTCGGAAGACGAGAGGGAGAGCGGGTTCCACGacagaaagaagagcgacgaaggaggaggaggagaaaaacggaaaCAACCGGAAGATTTGGACACCGACGATTCTCTTCCCGACTTGGTCAATAGTTCCGACGAAGGCGTAGACggggtaaataaataaataaataaatacaagcAGATgcgagaaaaattaaaaaaattaaaatacaATTTTTTAGATGCCTGCTTTGGTGACTGATGAATCAGAAGGTACTGTTAAGAATACAAAACGAATTGGGTTGCGCGCAAaatcttgttttttttcatagACAGTGACATGGGAATAAGAGTCGTTGAGATCATGTACGAAGGAACGAGGGAGCTGTTGTTATTCCGGTCGGTGTAagggtttttttctttttttttctggctgcaggaagaaaaatcaatacaaatATGCGGtgatgtcgtcgtctttcaatcCTGCCAATTATACCGCTCCTCCCACAAAATATCCGTCTGACGTATAAAgacttttatttttatgATGATACGACGTATTTCACGTTTCTCTCCTTTCCTCAAGGATGAAACGGTGAGCCAAGAAATGACGAAATCGGACGattcaaagaaagacgagaagccgccgccgccactgtcGTCTCGCGATCAGAAACGCCAAGAAGACTTTGAGGAGTCGCGCGAGCGAATGGAGTCGCTCACAAAAGGTCcgaaaaagtcgaaacgATGCAAAGCCGCCAAAGGAGAAGTCGTCgccagcgacgacgcgtctACGCCCACCGtcaagaacgacgacgaagaaaagagcgagaGCAAAGCGACTGGATcgacggacgtcgacgaaacgattccgGCCGAAGACGCTGAGACGAAGACCAAAGCCCTTGAATTCGAACGACTGAAGCAAAACGTGAATAATTGtttcggaaaaagaaaacgtcgactaTAACTAGTtcatcattattattattaggcTTCTTTGAACTTTACGAGGGAGAACTTCAAAGAAGCTAAGGCACTTTTGAGACGTGTTATGGAGAAATTGTCGACTGATGAGGGGGAGGTATAATGGGCTACGATGAGGTTAATAATCCATCATGTTTTAGCTCTCTTCTAGATCAGTGATACTGAACACGGTCTTTTGCTTTACGGACTCGGAGTGTCTTTACTGCGAACGCCCGGTTCGTCGGcaagcgacgtcaaagaagCGATTGCTATTCTCGAAAAGACGGTGAAAACGATCGGAAAGGAATTCGTTCCCTCTTTGCGCGCTGCTCTTACCGAAGGATATTTAAAGGAGTACAGGTTcgcaatgaaaaaaaaaggagactttctattttttctaattctGTGTACGGCAGATTTTCTGACGCTCTGCACGAAGCTAGAGCCGCTCTGGAGATGTTACCAGATCAAGAGGCGTTTTGTTGGCCAGAAGTGACCGTACCAATTAATAAAGAACTTGAGGTAATCGTATGCTGATTAGTGGAAATTGCCTCAAGAAgccttgttttttttctctctttctctctaggAACGACTTCAGGGTTTTATTGCTGCTGCATTGCATCCTCCCAAGTGGGACGCCTACGATCATTCCGTCGATTATGAAGGCCAACGGGAAATCTATTTCGCCGATCCCGATTTCAAGggcttttttcgcgttttgtGCAGCGAGGGATGTCGCGTTGAATATCTGCCGTCGAACTGGAAGAAAGTCAAGGCGGAAAGGAACATTTCGGCAGATAAAGTATGATAGATAGTctagaaagaggaggagtaTGATAACTAGAGTAATCTCAATATATTTCAGCATTTCCTTCAGCAAAGCTGTTTGACTCCCGATTGCAGTGGCGAGATTACATTGGTAGAGAAATATGATCAGGATTCGACGGGTGACCCAGTGAAGCAGGTAGAATATCATCTCCCAGTTTCTTAGAAGTGAAGTCaggactttttttcttcttaaaGTATCGTGCAGACGtcaagaaagaaacggaCGACGGAAAGGCTTCGGCCAGAGGGGGAAGCGGcaagcagcaacagcagaaGTCGATTTTAGAAATTAGATATTTTATCTGCGTGTCACTTTGCTGTCTTAGAATGATGATGGAAAGGAAAATGGCCGGAGCGGCGGCGCTACGACAGAAacgcgaaaaggagaaggaaaaggaaaaggaaagggattcggaaagggaaaaagaaaaacccGTCGCGTCGGTTCCCGCAAGGGAAGAAGTCGCTACGAAAGAAGACCcaaaagcagaagaagtaaaaattgaaaaacagATGGCGCCGACCGACCATTATATATATCCTTTCCACGTAGTTCGATAACGCTTCCGTTAGCGGTGGCGACGACAGAAGCGAATACCACTCATTGACGCCCGATGGAACGGGAGAGGAAGCGTCTGTAGGAAagccttctccttctcgcaACGACCAACCTGAAACGCGCCACTCGCCCAGTTTTGTCGTGctgaaaaaagacgaaagcgatgcCGTTTCGGTAAGTAAAGAACGACGCCACCGACGCGTTTTCATTTTATGTTCTTAGCGAAAGGGTcacaagagaaagaaacgaccAAAGGTGCAGAAGAGTGACTCGACTATGAACTCATATATGATATCGGTTTGCGGTTTAGGTTGTTCAGCGTTTGGAGGGATTTTTTGGCTCTCGGGGGCGACAAGAAGCTAGCGACACCGCAGAAAAGTATTTAGTGTTTCGTACATTATTTTATGTCGCGACgaatcttcttttcttttctaggtcggacaaatcgtcgtcggtaGCTAGAACACTTTCAATAGATTCGCAAAATCCTTTCGCTGTGCCGCCTCAGCTGAAAGATCACGTTCGGGCCATGGATGCTGGCCTCAACGTTTCGGATTTGCCGCGACCACGGCTTCCTAGCTCAGAGGCAAAGGCGCAGAATATCGAGGAAACAGAAGTGGACGAAAGCGGGGTTCTATCGTAAGACTAGCGCCGgctcgcttcgtcgcgaatcctcgatcttttttttttctctagctTATTTGTGGAAATTTTGCGTCATCACGGACCGATGGAAGTCTCCGATCAAAGAATCCAAGACGTCTTCGCTCTATTACCCGATAACGTTCACACGTTCGTGAAAAACGCCGGCGGCCTTTACAAATTCCTTCAACGGTGGCCAGAAATTCGAACAGACGGCAAGCGTCTGAGTCtaatcgaagacgacgacgtcgccgccgccgacgacgacgaagacgacaacgagGATGCGAGAccagaacgacgacaagcgaaacagaaatcgacgacgacagaaaaTCCGAaagtcgatgacgacgacgacgacgacgacggacttCCGTACGTGCCGGCAATGTCCGATGCGTATTCGCCGTGGGTAACGACTTCGGATGTGTCGTCGGAGAGATCGTTTTGGCCGGCGAGCCatctgtcgtcttcgtcggtgGCGATCGACGGCGGACGCGAGGGGGAGAAAGTGTCGAAATTTATGTCGTTTTTTGACTTgaccg from Oscarella lobularis chromosome 1, ooOscLobu1.1, whole genome shotgun sequence includes these protein-coding regions:
- the LOC136188606 gene encoding E3 ubiquitin-protein ligase TTC3-like — encoded protein: MFSLEGYVTDEEERGAEGRGSYELARDFFIFEKPRRDRLLHVAKINVVSPLLFNKITYTEKWMVLANEVFTDLREVQYTDAFKPKHFETVGDVEKVFDLFKTKLDEENVNFLGDVFGSMNTIGRESKPKTIFQKVWKNDVIMKWAHTVKSRQRGKDKRSLRHCVIIVVLVMKQVNFVFKKLLNHREEYVLEPTCSSEAKWHRDEAESEFQKRNYEKAFRLLLTGLRRSPYCAELYCARGRCYHKLDKFRNSLSDGRRSIFLKPHWDEGQFCYILSLIELKRYHQAKDAHDQAVRLCGSSQLLDDLRKELDQALGSETNAGQSSTNSLSEKDLPADLPYLVSSNSSEDERESGFHDRKKSDEGGGGEKRKQPEDLDTDDSLPDLVNSSDEGVDGMPALVTDESEDSDMGIRVVEIMKKNQYKYAVMSSSFNPANYTAPPTKYPSDDETVSQEMTKSDDSKKDEKPPPPLSSRDQKRQEDFEESRERMESLTKGPKKSKRCKAAKGEVVASDDASTPTVKNDDEEKSESKATGSTDVDETIPAEDAETKTKALEFERLKQNASLNFTRENFKEAKALLRRVMEKLSTDEGEISDTEHGLLLYGLGVSLLRTPGSSASDVKEAIAILEKTVKTIGKEFVPSLRAALTEGYLKEYRFSDALHEARAALEMLPDQEAFCWPEVTVPINKELEERLQGFIAAALHPPKWDAYDHSVDYEGQREIYFADPDFKGFFRVLCSEGCRVEYLPSNWKKVKAERNISADKHFLQQSCLTPDCSGEITLVEKYDQDSTGDPVKQYRADVKKETDDGKASARGGSGKQQQQKMMMERKMAGAAALRQKREKEKEKEKERDSEREKEKPVASVPAREEVATKEDPKAEEFDNASVSGGDDRSEYHSLTPDGTGEEASVGKPSPSRNDQPETRHSPSFVVLKKDESDAVSRKGHKRKKRPKVVQRLEGFFGSRGRQEASDTAEKSDKSSSVARTLSIDSQNPFAVPPQLKDHVRAMDAGLNVSDLPRPRLPSSEAKAQNIEETEVDESGVLSLFVEILRHHGPMEVSDQRIQDVFALLPDNVHTFVKNAGGLYKFLQRWPEIRTDGKRLSLIEDDDVAAADDDEDDNEDARPERRQAKQKSTTTENPKVDDDDDDDDGLPYVPAMSDAYSPWVTTSDVSSERSFWPASHLSSSSVAIDGGREGEKVSKFMSFFDLTVGGGGSGGDNAKATLSSSAVQTDGGVVESRAVQTNDNFVVRVEEMEKELKKLEKEKKELAFKLDESQDKIVKLRKKMQVDAEAFQERVAAQVEAAKKPLLRTIADQDTRWETEVRRNGQEKRSRLEVMKQLKAKVRDLEDEERKANRARKEMESSISRLREESQEHKLNLEIEMSRFQHREKDLQATARHNTRRAEKAEVQVLELQREKVITLLELSKRDAEVAMIHMTSALKSSSTAVGAQETLAEWQSYLVSLARVIEDHKLAFEDQIQSVQNGREMNSLTPINIVIPMRPTLTTARLQQPQPQQPVAQSQQHSQPPPAVPAPAQTHAQASSAQQSAPPSQSAAPSTQTAQNAQQRSEPSQPANGGARGAVGGPPSGTSASAAKPAKLNSYEKIMSKLGTLFPTLSRPDLAECVKIVRMENHNSLSGLQLDDIVCRVTDTVLSRFQSKLPPAIVATLRQQQQQRRRQPPHPHHHSSAKPSRSSTRGSAGYDDEEMCVICHEAMSSTNRVMLQCGHRFHIGCIRKWLTEQSTCPTCRVHSLLPDEYPSLK